From the Candidatus Peregrinibacteria bacterium genome, one window contains:
- a CDS encoding beta-propeller domain-containing protein: protein MISLRFFSLAIAGLFFIPLGFAEGTPFSDISGTSSSEAVTFLQEEGVVNGFEDSTFRPEKDVTRAEFLKIALQAKTNFSAENCEAEKDFYDVSEKDWFFPYVCFSVNNNIIQGYNDNTFRPHEPINFRDAAKIIANVYDIHTDKNEGEEWYLPYVNAILRERVFPGSVQSSSALLTRGEMAQMIWGITTGHEVENKTLGELPFLQNCEELSVQLKKQTLRSGIEYKNGEGDIDMVMTKDMAIDESTSDETVSARLEGSDDDFSGTNVQEEGVDEADIVKNDGSHIFLVKNNAVHIVRAYPPEELAEDSTISLAEENITPQEMFLDGDRLTLIGVTRMTEGGTPRIHFYSDEMSFAPSYSGKVLVLVYDVSDRKNPKKVRSVSLEGNYLSSRRIDENVFVAVSSGNFFWGGNLDPILLEKELPLITDSVSSEPEKITCGTIRYVPNFPSANLLTLLTVNTQDETKKPSRETVLGGGETLYASLKNIYVTSTGWGETYWKKGNDSGWKSTEKTDIFRFSLQEGGVKFSGKAQAVGHPINQFSMSENDEYFRIATQVGEAWGNALSETVVSIFNNDLQEVSRIDGIAPGENMKSARFLGNKLYLVTFKTVDPLFVIDLTPTSPKILGKLKIPGWSDYLHPWGESYLLGFGKEVDESIDADKVHSDSAVYYTAVLGMKISLFDISDIEHPKEVQKEIIGYRGTTSELLQNHKALLADMDKGIIGFPITITENKNGKSGSEADVETVFSGARVYTVDAENGFSLKGSVTHYASNDVFLKSGEYFFGDYNLNIQRILFIGDTFYSISPNVVTALSGKNLSKIKTLELEKRTCEEIFTESECIAKPECEAVYWTSSECRRSSENEEMICTDDPQFSQCETK, encoded by the coding sequence ATGATTTCCCTTCGATTCTTCTCTCTTGCGATAGCAGGGCTTTTTTTTATCCCATTGGGGTTTGCGGAAGGAACGCCTTTTTCGGATATTTCTGGGACTTCGTCCTCGGAAGCTGTAACTTTTCTTCAAGAAGAAGGAGTTGTGAACGGGTTTGAAGATAGTACGTTTCGACCAGAAAAAGATGTTACCCGTGCAGAATTCCTCAAAATTGCCTTGCAGGCGAAGACAAATTTCTCTGCAGAGAATTGTGAGGCAGAAAAAGATTTTTATGATGTTTCAGAAAAAGACTGGTTTTTCCCCTATGTCTGTTTTTCTGTGAACAACAATATTATTCAAGGATACAACGACAACACCTTTCGCCCACATGAACCCATTAACTTTCGGGATGCCGCAAAAATTATCGCCAATGTATATGATATTCATACTGACAAAAATGAAGGAGAGGAGTGGTATCTCCCGTATGTAAACGCCATTTTGCGTGAACGAGTTTTTCCTGGTTCTGTTCAGAGTTCATCAGCACTTCTTACACGTGGAGAAATGGCGCAAATGATCTGGGGAATCACCACCGGACACGAAGTAGAAAATAAAACTCTTGGCGAGCTCCCCTTTCTTCAAAACTGTGAAGAACTCTCTGTGCAACTCAAAAAACAGACGCTTCGATCTGGTATAGAATATAAAAATGGAGAAGGCGATATTGATATGGTTATGACAAAAGATATGGCTATTGATGAATCCACAAGCGATGAGACAGTAAGCGCGCGCCTAGAAGGTTCCGATGATGATTTCTCGGGAACGAATGTGCAGGAAGAAGGAGTTGATGAGGCGGACATTGTAAAAAATGACGGTTCACATATTTTTCTCGTAAAAAATAATGCCGTCCACATTGTTCGCGCATATCCGCCAGAAGAGCTTGCCGAAGATTCCACTATCTCATTAGCAGAGGAAAATATCACTCCTCAAGAAATGTTTCTCGATGGAGATCGACTCACACTTATTGGAGTAACAAGGATGACGGAAGGAGGCACACCTCGCATTCATTTTTACTCCGATGAGATGTCCTTTGCTCCTTCATATTCTGGAAAAGTGCTTGTTCTCGTGTATGACGTTTCCGATCGAAAGAATCCAAAAAAAGTTCGTTCTGTTTCCCTTGAAGGAAATTATCTTTCTTCACGACGTATCGACGAGAATGTTTTTGTTGCTGTTTCGAGTGGAAACTTTTTTTGGGGAGGGAATCTTGATCCTATTTTGCTCGAGAAAGAACTCCCCTTAATAACGGATTCAGTTTCTTCTGAGCCGGAAAAAATAACATGTGGAACAATTCGATATGTTCCCAATTTCCCTTCCGCAAATCTTCTCACCCTTCTCACCGTTAACACTCAAGATGAGACAAAAAAACCATCTCGAGAAACTGTTCTCGGAGGAGGAGAAACTCTCTATGCTTCTCTAAAAAATATATATGTCACCAGTACGGGCTGGGGAGAAACATATTGGAAAAAGGGAAACGATTCAGGTTGGAAAAGCACAGAAAAGACAGATATATTTCGTTTTTCACTGCAAGAAGGCGGTGTAAAATTTTCGGGAAAGGCACAAGCAGTTGGACACCCCATTAATCAGTTTTCCATGAGCGAAAATGATGAGTATTTTCGTATTGCTACACAGGTCGGAGAGGCATGGGGAAATGCGCTCTCTGAAACCGTAGTAAGTATTTTTAATAATGATCTTCAAGAAGTTTCTCGCATAGATGGCATTGCACCGGGAGAAAATATGAAATCCGCCCGATTCCTTGGAAACAAACTCTATCTTGTCACTTTCAAAACAGTTGATCCCCTCTTCGTTATTGACCTCACTCCTACGAGTCCAAAAATTCTCGGAAAACTCAAAATTCCTGGCTGGTCAGATTACCTGCATCCTTGGGGGGAAAGCTATCTCTTGGGATTTGGAAAAGAAGTAGACGAATCCATTGATGCCGATAAAGTCCATTCGGATTCTGCTGTCTACTACACCGCAGTCCTCGGCATGAAAATCTCACTTTTTGATATTTCCGATATTGAGCATCCGAAAGAAGTTCAGAAAGAAATCATTGGATACCGCGGAACAACAAGCGAACTCCTTCAAAACCACAAGGCTCTCCTTGCAGATATGGATAAGGGAATTATTGGCTTTCCCATAACGATTACGGAAAACAAAAATGGAAAAAGTGGCTCAGAAGCAGATGTTGAAACCGTATTCTCTGGAGCACGCGTTTATACCGTAGACGCAGAGAATGGTTTTTCTCTCAAGGGTTCGGTAACACACTATGCTTCAAATGATGTGTTTCTCAAATCTGGAGAATACTTTTTTGGGGATTACAACCTCAATATTCAACGCATTCTTTTTATTGGGGACACATTTTATTCCATTTCACCAAATGTCGTTACTGCACTTTCAGGGAAAAATCTCTCGAAAATAAAAACACTTGAGCTTGAAAAAAGAACGTGTGAAGAAATTTTTACGGAATCGGAGTGCATTGCAAAACCAGAGTGCGAAGCCGTCTACTGGACATCAAGTGAATGTCGACGCTCTTCAGAAAACGAGGAGATGATTTGTACAGACGATCCGCAGTTTTCACAATGCGAAACCAAGTAA
- a CDS encoding 5-formyltetrahydrofolate cyclo-ligase has translation MTKTSLRMQFLLQRETISEEDRKRKSEAIRKQISILPEFQSAKTILLFFPFRGEPDIFTLLHEFPKKTYALPYVSPKDHLLIPKKVETLETLISGKYGILCPSESAEEMPKDSFDLLFIPAIAVDANTGFRIGFGKGYYDRFLHNISGIKLAPCFESSILTNSVHHFDAHDIPMDRVVTEKKTYQIAPKEKYSL, from the coding sequence ATGACCAAGACAAGTCTTCGGATGCAATTCCTTCTTCAACGAGAAACTATTTCAGAAGAAGATCGAAAAAGAAAAAGTGAAGCAATTCGAAAACAAATCTCCATACTTCCCGAGTTTCAGAGTGCCAAAACAATTCTCCTTTTTTTTCCGTTTCGGGGAGAACCAGATATTTTTACACTTCTTCATGAATTTCCCAAAAAAACCTACGCACTCCCTTATGTATCACCCAAAGACCACCTTCTTATTCCCAAGAAAGTAGAAACATTGGAGACACTTATTTCTGGAAAATACGGAATCCTCTGTCCTTCTGAATCTGCCGAAGAAATGCCTAAGGATTCATTTGATCTCCTTTTCATTCCGGCTATTGCGGTAGATGCCAATACAGGATTTCGAATAGGGTTTGGAAAGGGCTACTACGACCGATTTTTGCACAATATTTCTGGAATAAAATTAGCCCCTTGCTTTGAAAGCAGTATTCTCACAAACAGTGTCCATCATTTTGACGCGCACGATATTCCTATGGATAGAGTTGTTACCGAAAAAAAAACATACCAAATTGCTCCAAAGGAAAAATATTCTCTTTAA
- a CDS encoding DUF2127 domain-containing protein: MPAKKVPTQIYELYRFGLYLKGILGFFELSVGLFLYFNTKAELHQLLLIIAQEELIEDPNDPFIAFLQNLLIHFTDNIQSIAVTFLILHGVAKCLLIYGLVRNYLWVYPIAVIVFLLFILQQGYYLTHTFSQGVAWIMLLNTIVLGLIGYEWWYIKKHHKHF; the protein is encoded by the coding sequence ATGCCAGCCAAAAAAGTTCCAACGCAAATATACGAGCTCTACCGTTTTGGACTGTATTTAAAAGGAATTCTCGGATTTTTTGAATTGAGTGTCGGATTGTTTTTGTATTTCAATACTAAAGCAGAACTTCACCAGCTACTGCTCATAATAGCGCAGGAAGAACTCATCGAAGATCCCAACGATCCATTCATTGCATTCTTACAAAATTTGCTCATCCATTTTACCGACAACATTCAAAGCATAGCCGTCACCTTTCTCATTCTGCATGGTGTTGCTAAGTGTCTGCTCATCTATGGTCTCGTCCGAAACTACTTATGGGTATACCCAATTGCCGTTATTGTTTTTCTCCTTTTTATTCTACAACAAGGCTATTACCTTACGCATACGTTTTCACAGGGGGTAGCATGGATCATGCTCCTCAACACGATTGTTTTGGGACTTATTGGATATGAATGGTGGTACATAAAAAAACATCATAAGCATTTTTAA
- the dnaX gene encoding DNA polymerase III subunit gamma/tau, with the protein MSLYQKYRPKTLSEVVGQEFIRHTLRAALRKEQISHAYLFFGSRGTGKTSIARILAKALNCKNPKEDGDPCNACEHCEAANAGNFVDLIEIDGASNRKIEHARALIEKIHFSPTLGKRKVYIIDEVHMLTKEAFNALLKTIEEPPQHAYFLLATTELHKVPETIRSRCQVFSFQRFTTEEIVKRLKEIAEKEGIIAEEEALFLIAKRAEGGLRDAIGLFEQVSADETLTAKFLQEELGMTGEEDVAHFFDCLEEKNTEEALNTLGHISSSGIPFENFLEQLLDFLRKKMIAHALSIPPKQEELRTILFFIDAFDTARRELRDAIIPGFPLEIATVKCTQFCEEIFRTESPHFIKENKTLPETQNLPEKLTPPSSTQSPAPSSKPAPEEEKNISEPIFPSHGENTAESFSKKWSEVLRNLDDAVLGMLLKKATATPSSDTEILITFSSHSFEEQAKNQDRFARLLDAVRKICGEGVSVKTKTKPVSLEPVEPLSTEKATPEAMREIFCISHP; encoded by the coding sequence ATGTCTCTTTACCAAAAATATCGACCAAAAACTCTTTCGGAAGTTGTAGGACAAGAGTTCATTCGACATACACTTCGAGCGGCACTTCGAAAGGAGCAAATTTCTCATGCCTACCTTTTCTTTGGTTCTCGAGGAACGGGAAAAACAAGTATCGCACGTATTCTCGCCAAAGCGCTCAACTGCAAAAATCCAAAAGAAGATGGAGACCCCTGCAACGCGTGTGAACACTGTGAAGCGGCAAATGCGGGCAATTTTGTTGACCTCATTGAAATTGATGGTGCCAGCAATCGAAAAATAGAACACGCTCGTGCACTCATTGAGAAAATCCACTTTTCTCCCACACTTGGCAAACGAAAAGTATATATTATCGACGAGGTGCACATGCTCACAAAAGAAGCCTTTAATGCACTTTTAAAAACTATAGAAGAACCTCCTCAACATGCATATTTTCTTCTTGCTACTACAGAACTTCACAAGGTACCAGAAACAATTCGAAGTCGATGTCAGGTATTCTCATTCCAGCGTTTTACTACAGAAGAAATTGTAAAGAGACTCAAGGAAATTGCTGAAAAAGAAGGGATTATTGCAGAAGAAGAAGCACTATTCCTTATTGCAAAACGAGCAGAAGGCGGCTTGCGAGATGCGATTGGACTTTTTGAGCAAGTTTCTGCTGATGAAACACTTACCGCAAAATTTCTTCAGGAAGAATTAGGGATGACCGGCGAAGAAGATGTTGCGCATTTTTTTGATTGCCTTGAGGAAAAAAATACAGAAGAGGCGCTCAACACTCTTGGACATATTTCTTCCTCTGGTATTCCTTTTGAAAATTTTTTAGAACAACTCCTCGATTTTCTTCGCAAGAAAATGATCGCGCATGCGCTTTCTATTCCTCCAAAACAAGAGGAATTAAGGACAATCCTCTTTTTTATTGATGCATTCGATACTGCTCGTCGCGAATTACGAGATGCTATTATCCCCGGATTTCCTTTGGAAATTGCAACAGTAAAGTGTACCCAATTTTGTGAAGAAATCTTTCGAACAGAAAGTCCTCATTTCATAAAAGAGAATAAAACGCTTCCTGAAACACAAAATCTGCCAGAAAAGCTGACTCCGCCCTCATCAACGCAAAGTCCTGCTCCATCATCAAAACCAGCTCCCGAGGAGGAAAAAAACATCTCTGAACCCATTTTTCCTTCTCACGGAGAAAATACTGCTGAGTCTTTTTCAAAAAAATGGTCGGAAGTTCTCAGAAATCTTGATGATGCCGTACTGGGCATGCTTCTCAAGAAAGCAACTGCCACACCCAGTTCAGATACAGAAATTCTTATTACGTTTTCTTCGCATTCATTTGAAGAACAAGCAAAAAATCAAGATCGCTTTGCACGTCTTTTGGATGCCGTTCGAAAAATATGTGGAGAGGGTGTCTCGGTAAAAACGAAAACAAAACCTGTTTCTTTAGAACCAGTAGAGCCATTAAGTACCGAAAAAGCAACCCCAGAAGCGATGCGCGAAATTTTTTGCATTTCTCATCCATGA
- a CDS encoding DedA family protein, translating to MDLSVLIDSWIPYLKQHQNFAYVALFFGSYFETVIGISFFVYGEFFFIIGGILAGMGVLNIGVVLLILFLGGMLGDFTSYFLGNKYGYKLYRKLEHVKYVNKYINEKNYNRGRAFFEKHGSKSIFLARLLGPIAWITPFLGGIYRLRLKSFLLFDILGVTVGIGQFVIAGYIFGINYERILPIISEYLIVVLLGIASILFLYRFWRKPERY from the coding sequence ATGGATCTTTCTGTACTTATCGATAGTTGGATCCCCTACCTAAAACAACATCAAAATTTTGCCTATGTTGCCCTTTTCTTTGGATCGTATTTTGAAACGGTAATCGGTATTTCTTTTTTTGTTTACGGAGAATTCTTTTTTATCATTGGCGGAATTTTGGCGGGAATGGGGGTTTTAAATATTGGAGTGGTTCTTTTGATATTATTTTTGGGAGGCATGCTCGGCGATTTCACAAGTTATTTTTTGGGCAATAAATACGGCTACAAGTTGTACAGGAAGTTGGAACATGTAAAGTATGTGAATAAATATATCAACGAAAAAAATTATAATCGAGGACGTGCATTTTTTGAAAAGCACGGAAGCAAAAGCATTTTTTTAGCGCGTCTTTTAGGACCAATAGCGTGGATTACGCCATTTTTAGGGGGAATTTATCGTTTACGCTTAAAATCATTTCTCCTTTTTGACATTTTAGGAGTAACCGTCGGCATAGGGCAATTCGTTATAGCAGGATATATATTTGGCATAAATTATGAACGTATTTTGCCCATCATTTCGGAGTACCTTATTGTAGTATTACTAGGAATAGCGAGTATTCTTTTCTTATATCGCTTTTGGAGAAAACCCGAGAGATATTGA
- a CDS encoding glycosyltransferase, giving the protein MKTSHKNVSIIIITFNEEDNILKILQDLKRQSFKNFEIIVSDSNSSDNTEKNARTMMSQFSEFRFENCSETLGPSHGRNFGVTFAKYERLLFLDADTRIHDIHFLRKFMSITNRLKIEAGSMYPRLSTKHLMPKIGYKLMNAGFFITQYFSPTACGSCMFSTKTMHKSIGGFSEDVFLCEDCDYVRNGKKHGFKTKMAPLHFEFSDRRLQQDGFLRTGAKYLTANVIRFVTGKSVNKRRLEYKFGHYLKK; this is encoded by the coding sequence ATGAAAACTTCCCACAAAAATGTGAGCATTATTATTATCACCTTTAATGAGGAGGATAATATTTTAAAGATTCTTCAAGACTTAAAACGACAAAGTTTCAAAAATTTTGAGATCATTGTTTCAGATTCCAACAGTTCAGATAATACAGAAAAAAATGCACGAACCATGATGTCTCAATTTTCAGAATTTCGATTTGAAAATTGTAGCGAAACCCTTGGTCCATCACACGGACGCAATTTTGGAGTGACATTCGCAAAATACGAACGACTCTTATTTTTAGATGCCGACACAAGGATCCATGATATACATTTCCTCAGAAAGTTCATGTCTATCACCAATAGACTGAAAATAGAGGCTGGCTCTATGTACCCAAGACTCAGCACGAAACATCTTATGCCAAAAATAGGATATAAACTCATGAATGCCGGTTTTTTTATCACCCAATATTTCTCTCCAACGGCGTGTGGAAGCTGTATGTTTTCGACAAAAACAATGCACAAATCAATCGGTGGATTTTCGGAGGATGTATTTTTGTGCGAAGATTGCGATTACGTGCGAAATGGAAAAAAACATGGTTTTAAAACCAAAATGGCACCACTCCATTTTGAATTTTCTGACCGACGACTACAGCAAGATGGGTTTTTAAGAACAGGTGCAAAATATCTTACGGCAAATGTTATTCGATTCGTCACGGGAAAAAGTGTAAACAAGCGAAGACTAGAGTATAAGTTCGGTCATTACCTTAAAAAATAA